In a genomic window of Aeromonas veronii:
- a CDS encoding transposase yields the protein MKRATKVRIYPTDEQAAFLNAQFGAVRFAYNKALHIQRHMFQRHGVSLKPKRDLKPLLAVAKKSRKYSWLKEYDSQALQQAVINLDKAFANFFNPKLKTRMPTFKSKRGRQSSYHPNGKVLTDAILLPKMTPIRAVIHRDIIGVVSSITVSRGPTGKYYASILCDDGREAPAKPSLITEVTGYDMGLSHYLIASSGKKMANPRHLIKASRNLRRKQKALSRKKKGSANRSKAKLQLAALHERVAHARADFQHKLSRTIVDDNQALIVETLKTTNMMKNHKLARAIGDAGWHSFRFIASFRGRRP from the coding sequence ATGAAAAGAGCCACAAAAGTACGTATTTACCCCACCGACGAACAAGCGGCATTCCTCAATGCCCAGTTCGGCGCTGTGCGGTTCGCGTACAACAAAGCCCTTCATATTCAGCGGCACATGTTCCAGCGCCACGGGGTTTCACTGAAACCCAAACGCGACTTGAAACCCCTGCTCGCTGTGGCAAAAAAATCGCGCAAATACAGCTGGCTGAAAGAGTACGATTCACAAGCCTTACAGCAGGCGGTGATCAACCTGGACAAGGCATTCGCCAACTTCTTCAACCCCAAGCTCAAGACCAGGATGCCCACCTTCAAGAGCAAGCGAGGCAGGCAATCGAGCTACCACCCCAATGGCAAAGTGCTGACCGATGCCATCCTGTTACCGAAGATGACGCCCATCCGAGCTGTCATTCACCGAGATATTATCGGCGTGGTCTCCAGCATCACGGTCAGCCGTGGCCCGACAGGGAAATACTATGCCTCCATCCTTTGCGATGATGGCCGTGAGGCTCCCGCCAAGCCCTCCCTCATCACAGAGGTGACAGGCTATGATATGGGGCTGTCCCACTACCTCATTGCGTCGAGTGGCAAAAAGATGGCCAACCCGCGCCATCTTATCAAGGCCAGTCGCAATCTGCGGCGAAAGCAAAAAGCACTGTCTCGCAAGAAAAAAGGCAGTGCCAATCGTAGTAAGGCCAAATTACAGCTGGCCGCCCTGCACGAGCGGGTAGCCCATGCTCGCGCTGATTTTCAGCACAAACTCTCTCGCACGATAGTTGACGATAACCAAGCGCTCATCGTGGAGACGCTTAAAACAACCAATATGATGAAAAACCACAAGCTGGCCCGCGCCATTGGCGATGCTGGCTGGCATAGTTTTAGGTTCATCGCGTCTTTCCGGGGAAGGCGGCCTTGA
- a CDS encoding c-type cytochrome: protein MSVLKKLSYLLAVGMTAASLSGAVLAADEMSPEAIAERIKPIGQVYTAKDLEGIAGASAAPAAAASSGPRDGETVFKGACFACHDTGAAGAPKRGDKAAWEPRIAQGIDTLKKHAIEGFTGKSGMMPPRGTCANCSDEEIENAIHYMIDKL, encoded by the coding sequence ATGAGCGTGTTGAAAAAACTGAGCTATTTGCTGGCTGTCGGGATGACGGCCGCCAGCTTGTCTGGGGCAGTGCTTGCTGCCGATGAGATGTCACCGGAAGCCATTGCCGAGCGGATCAAACCAATCGGTCAGGTCTATACCGCCAAGGATCTGGAAGGTATTGCCGGCGCGAGTGCCGCACCGGCGGCGGCCGCCTCTTCCGGCCCCCGCGATGGCGAAACTGTGTTCAAGGGCGCCTGCTTTGCCTGTCACGACACCGGCGCCGCCGGTGCCCCCAAAAGGGGTGACAAGGCAGCCTGGGAGCCTCGCATCGCCCAGGGCATTGATACTCTCAAGAAACATGCCATTGAAGGCTTCACCGGCAAGTCCGGCATGATGCCTCCACGCGGCACCTGTGCGAACTGCAGTGATGAAGAGATTGAAAACGCCATCCACTACATGATCGACAAACTGTAA